CCACTGCCTTCCACTAATGCCGTAAACAAAAGGAGTGATCCCCAGCCATTCTTTCAGAAAGTCCCAGTACTTCTTTATATTATCACCGTAGCAATTCGGGTCTGTGATGGAATCTCCGATGTATCCTACTTTCTTGCCTTGCCAGGGATGCTGAATACAACCTTGTTTATTTTCAGAAAAGTCATTTGTTACAGATGCTTGCTCTTGTCCATACGCCAAACAAGAGGAGAGAAACAAAACTGTGCATATGATCAGAAACCTGTTTTTCATTGTTTTATTCTATTAATAATGAGGTACTCGTATTCAAGTATGGAAATGCAGCCTCAAAAATAGACAGTTTAAGCGAAAGTAGCAAGAATAAAAACAAGAAGATAAAGATAGTACCTTCTTCCCCCGTTTGCAGGGCAACTATAATCTGATTGCAGGACATATATAGCCAATGTGCAGGGTAACTATCTCCTGCACGTTGGACATATATGTCCTGCACGCTGGGCATATATGCCCTATAAATACTTCATATATCTAATACACAGACTTATTTTGTGTACATCTTCAATCGGATATATCCTTCCTTCGACTGATTTTTCAATGCAATCCCGATACGTGTATATGCCGGAGAGTTCACTTCAATCGTTTCGGAAGTAAACGCCACTTTACCGGATGCCTCAATAGCTACAATCATCTGTTCGGAATCAGTAGCCAGCAGAAGATGTGTATCGTCCAGGATTTTCCAGTCGGCTCGTGTCGTTATGGCTGTTTCGAATCGGATCGGTGTTTTCGCTGTAAATTCATCGCCAACTGTAAAGTTGCCTTCACCCTGGCGGTCGTAAACGAAAGTACGAATGAGCTTATCCAAATTGGGGGTGGAATAGGCAGAGGTATAGTCAATACTGAATACATCTTTTTCGTTCGTAAATTCTTTCTGTAGCACAACGCCTTTCGCTTTGCCACCCGAGGACTGTGTTCGTCCGTCTACTACAGGAACCGGATGACCGAATGATCCTTTTATCTTATATTTCTGAGGAGCGTCTCCGTTAAAGTAATCACCGGGATAGGAGTTCGGACCACCCTGATCGCCAACCATCGTTTCACTTCCCAAAGCTACGGCATAAGAACCGACATCATTGTGGTTATGATTCTCCGCATTGGTTCCGCCCTTGGCTGATATGGCCAGACGACAGGAAGTTCCACCGGCAGGACGAGCAATCAAAATACCTGCCTGCTCATAATAAGCGCGCAAAGCATCCGACTCTTCCTGCAATACCTGACGGATTCCGTCTGTCATTCCAACCTTTGCAACCTGACTTGTGAAAAGTTCGAGAAGGTGAAGGGACAAGTTGTTTCCTTTGGGTAAAACAGGCTGTTCTTCTGCAGAAGTAATACCCAGCGCCCGGTCGCAGTAACTGAGAATAAACTTGTCCGGCGACAACCCGATGCGACAATCCGAATAGGCGGGGCACACTCCTTCATTCATCTGTATCTTCTTCCCATACCGGGCGATACGGACAAACTTGGGAGTCTGAAAGAAGTCGATCTTTCCCTGCGTTGCCCGGTATACTTCTTCACGCAACAGAATGTAGGCACAGAAACCATAATTATAATAACCTACACCTTCACTACAGTAGCCGTCGTCAGCGTACCCCTTCATTCCATACACGTTATACTTTTCGGCTGCCGCAACAAAGTAAGCACGTTCCTCCTTATCGGGCAACAAGGCAAGAGCCGCACCGGTAACACCCGCCAGACACACAGAGTTCCAGTTATTGGTAGCGGTGAACCACCAAAATGGTTTTGTCTCTTCCAGACAACGGTAGACCGGACGGAAAACCTTCTCACGGAAAGCACACTGCACCCGTGCCCTTACCTCCGGCGACAGACGATCGTCCAGCATGGTAACACACTGAGCAATACCGTTTCCGGCAGTAGCAACCACCAAGTCTACATAATAATCCGTTCCTTTATAATTCTTCAGACCGCGGTCGTGGGCAGGAATAGACCAAGGCTTCTGACTGCAAAGAGCCACCAGAGCTTTTTCGATGGCAGGGACATAACGCCTCTTATTTTCAAGGCATTCAGCCAAAGTCAGCCTGTACAGATATTGATAACGGGCATTCATCATATTCTCTCCAGGCAAACGAACGTTCGTCTTATTCAAATGCAGGTACAGTGAATCGACAAAAGGGGGCATCCCCTGCTTTAACAAAGCAGGAGCTTCCTTTTCCAGAAGTTGTTTAGCGTCGTCACTCTCTTTTATCTTATTCCAGAAAGTCCTGTCCTTATAAGACGTTCCTATCCCCTGCGGTCGATCGGGAAGCATAGCTGCAATTTCCTGAATACGGTTCTGCGGGATAGTAGCATTCTGTTTCGGAGCGTCTTCTGCCATACGATACATTTCCGTTCCGGCAAGCAGGAAAGCACCCGGTCCGTATACTTCTGTCATATTGCGGGTCACTTTCTTTGGGTCGGCACCGATAGGTTGTACATATCCTAGTTTACCGTCTTCTTCTACCGCAGAAAGCAGTGCTTTCCATCCTTTCTCTACTACAGGCAGGAACTTTTCCTTTGGTAAAAGTCCCTCGTTCAGTCCATAGGCAAGGGCATATACGAAGAAACCGCTACAGCTTGTTTCTGGTGATGGATAAGCGTCCGGATCGAGCAGACTTGCACGCCAGAACCCGTCGCTGCTCTGTAAATTAGCGATGCGGTAACAGAGTTTCTGAAACAGTTCCTGATAGAACGGACGATATTTGCTCTTGGCAGGCAGTTCACGTAGCATTTCTACCAGTCCGCCAAGCACCCAGCCATTGCCCCGTCCCCAAAAGACTTTGGCACCATTACTCTCTTTCATATCAAAATAACGGTGGTCACGGTAGAAGAGATTTTCTTCTTTATCGAACAGGAACTCGTAAGTCGCTTTGTACTCTTTATCCATAAAGCGAATGAATTTCTTATCACCAGTGATATTATAGAGTTTCAGATAAACGGGGGGTGCCATGAAAAGAGCATCACACCAAGTCCAGTGTTCTAATGTCGTGGCATCTCCGTAAGTCAACTGAAACGAACCCGAAGGAGGATTGGCGACCACCCACTCCGTACGCGCCAGAGTAGGAACAATCATGTCCTTTTGCTTGTACTTTTCGTACAGATACAGATAGGTTTGAGCAATACAAATATCATCTGCATGATACATCCGTTTATCTACCTGCCAATAGTTACGACTTCCCAGGCGGGTCAGCCATTTATAATAGAAGTCATCCTGATCGTCCTTCTCGGCGATCTCTGCCCAATAAGCAAGTCCCAGGAAAAAGGTGGCATTCACCCAGTTGAGATCACCATAAACAGCTCTGTTGTAATGACCGATCTGCCAATCGGCTACCCTACGCATCGATTGCTTCACTTCGAGTTTAGTAAACGATTGTGCATGTGTCGTGCATAAATAAGCTATGCTTAGAAAAAGAATCAAAAGTAATTTCTTCATAATATATTTTTTAATTTATATGCTTTGGATGCACCGGCATAGATACCGGTATTTCTAAAATCACATAAAACAGTCTTTCGCTCGCTGGATATTTCAGGAATCAGCAATTCAACTTTAATACAAGATTGTGTCTGCCCAGGATCAGCAATATGCAGTTCGGCATTACCACTGTGTCCATCCTTAATCATCAATGCACAGGCTTTATCCACACTTACAGAAAGCTCTCCGTTACGGAATGTACCCTCTTTATAAAATACCATTTGCCATATTCCCAATTTCGTATGCCTCACTATCTGCATAGAATCCGTATTCGCCAGAATTTCGACGGGACTCTTCCTGTAGTTATTCATCTTGCGGGCAGAATGAATCCCAGGCACCACGATATAGGCATAGGTAGCATTCCGAGGATTACAACCATGATTAAATCCCAAAGTAAAGACCTCTTGCTGCTGCTCATTTTTAGATTCAGTATGATTAATGCTGTACCACGATCCCGTCTGTATCTTCTTGCTCAAAAAGAGATTTCCGCCGGCGGGAAAGACATAACCAATTCCATTGTGCAATACCCATTCGGGAGAATCATAGACGAAATCTCCTTCTTTCACCATCGACTGCTTCTTACTTTGTGACAATATGACCTCCTTTTTCGAAAGCAAACATTGATTGATAGTAGTACATACCGGTACACCGGCTGTCGAATTAACCCCCGCTCCCAAACAAATGATTTCATCATCGAAAAAGAACCAGGACTTTTTAGCTGCGGTATTTATATCAGCATAGGTATCAAGATATGAATAAACAGATACGCCATAAAGACTATCAGAGACTCCTCCTGCAAATACGGAAGTTCCCTTCGTTTGCCAATCAATTACAGTTCGTGGAATGGTATCCAGTTGAGGAGCAGTCACTCCAGGAATACGATTCCAGTTCCATACCGGAAAGATGCGGGCGTACTCGTCCCCTTCGGTCACGATGTTTGTACATCCGTCGGACATAAAATAGGTTTTCAGATTTTCACCATTCCCATATTCGCATCGCATGGTACGATTGGAAACCATACGAACGTCAAATGTATAGTGGGGACGGACATGAAGAGCATAGTCTCCTCTGAAATAATGAGTGTGTAACGGCTTTATTCCATAGTTGGCGGACTTCTTGCCTTCCAATCTGGCTATAATCGCATTGTATTCATCAATATGTGCCGGGGCGAGCTCCAGCATTCGTTTGGCAAACAAGGCGGCATGACTCTTTTGGGTAGCATTATTACGGCTCACTCCTCTTCCCAATACATCGAAAAGCATGTATTGTCCACGTATAACCTGATAATAAGTGCCGCACATAAAATGCCTCAGAAATTGTATTCTCTCATCATCCAATGCATATTTCGTTCCTTTAGTATATAGAGCTACCTGTGTTACTCCTTTCAGTATTTCGTCTCCATAACCACCGATATAAAGCTGCACGCCATGCTGAAAATAGCTGTTGTCATGCTGAAATCCTTCTTTCACAGTATATGATAGAGGACTATAAACATTCTCAACAGCCGTTTTCAAGTCAACATCATTCTTCTGAAGGCAAGCTCTATAAATCCAATGTAAAGCAATATCCGTCCGGTTGGCTCCAGTCCATCTGGCAGGATGTCCGCCGTCCTTCCGCATACGTTGCAAGACCTTTGTCTCCAATACTTCCGGAATCTGCCTTTTACCAACACGCATCTGAATAAGCAGAATACCGAGTTTCTGCGGCTCGGCAATCTGATTATACCACCAGTTATTACAATGTGGATTACGATGATGCCAATACTCCAAGCCCTTTACTATCTTATGATACAAATCTTCATTCTGATAATAGGAATTCTTTGGATGAGTATAAGCAAATACAAAGTCATACAACCGATCCACATGAATAAGTGGCATCCAGTTAGTACGATCCCGGCGGGCATAATCTATATCTATAAAACATCCTTGGACGTCATCATACAGTTCCAGAGCTTTATCAATATTCGGATTTTCTGCAACCCCATCCCGAATCTTCTTCATTAGAATATCAAAATCATCATTCTGCAAGGCAGACGTACAAATAGAGGGACAAGGTAAAACCAAATCCCAAGGACTCCATGCCAGCAATAATAGAATTATGATTTTATAATGTATCATTTTCATATATGCATGTTTATCATTTGGAGAATAAGGGGGTATGTCAAAAGTAACTAAATTCCCTTCTTGAAGGAGGAGAGCTTAGTTACTTTTGACACACCTTCTCATCCTTAAAATACAATCAGGCCGACCACTCAGGCTACTTCGTATATTTAACAGGTTTCGACCAGATTTTATCCAATACGTTTTCCTGCGGAGCATACAAGGTTTCCATTATAAAAGAATCGCCTGTAAAATCTTCTAAAACGTCCTGTCCTTCCTTATTATAATAAGAAATTTTTGTTGTTTCTTCTCCTCCCTTGTTCCAAGTTAGCCTGGATGCCACTAATGTGCTGTCCAGCAACATGGAATATTTGATGACCAGATTACCACTCTGCATACTCTTAGAAACAATGGAACGATTTAACAGATAGCTCTGGTACTGTGTCCCATAAATGGTTCCTGTAAAGTCTGTAGCCAATGATTTATTCAACTCATCATCTTCCAGCCAGGCGGAAAAAATGATAGACCCCTCCCGCATATTCTCTAAAAGAATATCCGTCCTCTTATTTTTGGCCAACTCATATCTGACAGTATCACTTTGATTCAATGCAAGAGCAATCTTTGTAGATCTCCCGTCTTTCACTATCGGAAATGAAATCAACACTCTTTCCCACCCATTACGCACGGTTATTGAATCTTTCGATAATCGTGTAAGATACATGATTGGACCATCCTTAACAAAGTCCTTATAAGTCGCATCCATTGACTCGCAAGATATAATGGAACAAAATATCAAGATGCTGACTGATATAAATATAAATTTCTTCATAATATTTGTCTTTTATATAGCGATTACTGTATTATTTTATCCTCCGGTGTTCCAAAGAAAGTAAGTTCTGCCACATTGATACGAGATGTTCCTACATTATAATTCTTGATACAAACAAACGTCACATATCTATATGCATCCAGATCTACGGAAAATTCGAGTTCATTGCCGTCTCTTGCCAGTTCCTTATCAGCATCAGTTAACGGGACAATAGCCGCCGGAATAACAGAACCGTCGGCTCTGGGCAATACTCCTTGATATAACCGTACCCATCCTTCATCATTTTCCGGATCAAACTTGGTTACATTATTATCATTTCGTCCCCAAATTTCTATTTCTTTCGGATACAGACCGTCAAATATAGATGAATAATCAGTTCCATTTCTTCTTCCATAGACAATCATACGGCTGAGCTTAAACTTCTTCCCTAAGTCCAGTGTCACCGAACTCGGCTTGGTAAAATCATATCCCGCCGTTGTGAGGGTCATAAAAGTATTATTGCTTCCAATAATTCCGTCATACAGATTCTTTGGGGTATTAGCATTCGGTGCCAGATAACCTTTGTATTCGCCAATGGCCAAGTATCCCATTTTTTTCTTATCTACTTCCTCTTCATAATATGGAGTCAGAGATATCTCCTTACTTTCAGAAAGATGTCCCCACCTATCCTTCACCACCACACTAAATTCTGAAGGAACGGCTTCCATACCACGTATGGGCTCATTAATCTCTTGCTTTTTGGTATATAAAGCTCCGGCTTCCGTCCATTTTCCAGTAGCATCCTTCCGGTACACATAAAAAGTAAGAGTCTCATTGCTGGTGTTGGATGTCTTTATCCGGATACCGGCAAAATCCGGTTTTATTTCCATCTCCTTATAAGCAGTGATATAAGGCGGCTCTTCCGGATTTATTTTTACTTCCAGAGGTTCAGAATAGGCTTCACCCGGACTTACAGAATACAACTTCACATTATATTCACCAGCTTTTTCAAATCCTTCCACCACTACAGAGTCGGCAAAATACGAAGCATTGGTCGAACGTTCTCCTATCTCTGTCATATATACAGCCTTCATATAAAGAAAATTCTTATCACTGGGCTGTGTAAAATAGATTATAGACTTTCCCGGCAGATTTTTGACACCATTCAATACTACCTGTTCAGGCGGAGTCGTACTTCCATGGGGAGAATTCATATCACTATCGTTATCGCAAGCACTAGGCAGCAATGTGATGGCTAGTACTAAAAGGCTACTGTATATTATCTTTTTCATAAATCAAATGTCACTTTAATTACTTACCAACCATAATTTTGAACTAAGTTAGGATCTTTTCTCAACTCACCGATATCAATAGGCCAGAAATACATTTTGGGAGTGAAATCCCGGACAAGCACTAAGTTCTCACTATAATAATCTACATCAGTTTCTCCATAACGGACTTTCCAACCGGTCAATGGCTGTGTCAATTCTGTTGTCGCAGTTTTCCACCGACGGACATCCCAAAAATAATGTCCTTCAAATGCTAACTCAATACGACGCTCCTGCATGATGATTTGTCGTAGACCAGTCTGAGTAGCATACTTGCTGTTTCCTACATATTGGTCCCAACTTTCTTTTACGCCTTGAAGTCCCGAACGTTCTCTCACCATATCGATCCATGGCAATACCGTAGCATAATCCTCTCCTTTTTCATTTAAAGCTTCGGCATACATCAAATACAAATCAGCCATACGGATAACAGGGAACGGATAAGTGACCGATGTAAATCCGGAAGCCGCATCGGACATGACCGTCTTGTAGTTAACCACTTTCTTAGGCCAAATACCAGTCAGGTTCTGAGAGTGATCTGCCGGAATGGGAGACACATTTCCTCCTTTACGCGCATTCACCGAATACAAGCCCGAAAGTCCCGTCTTTCCTTGTCCGAACCAAATACCGCCGTCAAAGCCTAAGCTGGCATAATATCTGTGTTCACGTTCCAGATTCAATTTGACTGTTCCCGTTTTATAATTCAGCATAATAGTATTCTCATATCCGGGCTCAGCTTCCACCGGCGTGGGAGCCTGCACTTCAAATCTATTAGCATAATCCCATGTCTTATCTTCTTCTATAGGAACCCCATGTTTAGTATAAAATGAGTTAGTCAGTCCAAGAGAAACACCCAGATTGGTTCTGTTCGTAGCATTCTTAGCATTTCTGCCGGGAACCAAGTCACGCGGCATTGCCTGTATCTGATAGTTGTCATAAGAACCCGAACCGACCCATGACTGAGAGTTTGCCCATACCACTTCTTTGTTCCACTTCTCAGTGACAGCACCTCGCAAATTCATCATCAGCTTGTCGGACTCTGTCATGACCACAGTGGGATCATCAAAATAATATAAACCGAATCCCAAATCTTCGAGATAAGTAATGGCTTCTTTACACGCTTCGGCAGCCTTTACCCATTTCTGCTTCTTCTCCTCTTCCGTTTTAACCGGATTAAAGATTTTCACACCTCTATTATCTGCAATTACCTCATAATCCATATTTCCATTGAACAATGGACTTGCAGCGGTTACCAGAACTTTCGCTTTCAATGCTTTAGCCATACCTACGGTCACTCGTCCCAGTTCTTCAGCTTCATTCTCTATTTTAGCCGGAACATCCGGATTAGCAATCACCTTGTCCAAAGTTTCTGTCACATAATTGAAACAACTGTCCAATGTCTCCCGATAAGGATGCATTTCCTCCGTACTACTACTTACCGGAACATATCGATCCATAATAGGAATCGGTCCATACATCCTGATCAGATAGAAATGATAATAAGCTTTCAAAAATTCCACTTCACCGATCCATCTGTTTTTCTCGCTATCATCCATATCCGGTGTAGTATGTATATTCTCAATCAGAATATTACAATAAGCAATTCCCTCATATAAATGTCCCCATTGAGCACAATATGGTGAATCGGACTTTTGCAATCCTTGGGCTATATACCAGGCGCTGGTTCCCAAATAGCTCCGGAAAACATCGGAAATACAAAAATCACCGGCACCAAGCAAAGCTACATTATTTTTGAGACTTCCGTCACTAGGCATATACCTGTAGCAAGTAAACAAGACTTTTTCCGCTTCTTTTCTCAAGGCGAAAGCATGGTCTTCAATGGTCGGTATGTTATCCGGGACGATATTCAGTTCACATGATGTCAATATAAACACCGACAAACATGACAATATACATATTTTGATTTTTTTCATAACCATTCTTTTTAGAAACTTACATTTACACCAATATTGAATACACGTTGTAACGGATAATTAAGACCATTACCTGCCAATTCCACATCCCAATCCTTGAACTTACTCAAAACAAAAAGATTGGTAGAAGACATATAGAGCCTCAGATTGGACATACCCCATTTGCTCACAATTTTTTGAGGTACTGTATATCCCAGTTCAACCAATTTCAGTCGTAAGAAGGAACCGTCTCTCATGAACCATGTACTCAGTTCTTTATTGTTGGCAACAGAAGTGGTTGACAATCTGGGCCATGTTGCATAACGATTGCGGTTACTTTCCGACCAATAGCTATTTGCAATAAATTTCACTAGTTGATTATTAGTTTTCTGAGACATCTTCGAATCTTTAAAGAATGGAGACATCTTATCATAATCAATCCAGAAAGAAGACTGCGCCGAGCCGTGGAACTGGAAATTGATGTCAAAACCTTTATAGCTAAATGTTGATCCAAAGCCATAGTTGATTTCCGGACTAGTCGGATGTCCAATAGGAACTTGATCCAATGAATTAATTACTCCATCTCCATTCATATCCCGGTATTTGATATCTCCGGCTTTATAATCACCAAACTGTACAGGAGAGTTGGCCACTTCCGCATCGTCTATAAATAGCCCTTCCGCAATGTATCCCCACTTCTGGTTGGGCGAGTAGCCTATTTTGTATTTCCACCATTCCTTATCATACGTGTTATCTTCATATTTCAGATATTCACTATGCGCATAGGTTAAGTTTCCGCGTACTATCAAAAAAGCGTTTTTGTTAAGGTTCTTTTGATACTTTAAATCAAGATCCACACCGTGTCCTTTGGTCTCGCCAATGTTAGCATATACGTCTGCCTGATATCCCATTACGCTTGGAATACTGGCTCTTTTCTGTAATATGTCAGTACGATGTTCTGTGAAATATTCAGCTATCAGGTCAAATCCGTAGAAAGAAGCTTCCAATGCGAAATTAGCTTTACGGGATTTTTCCCATCCAATGGCAGGATTAGCATAACGTGAAACATTTACGCCCGGTCTGCTATATTTGTTTTCATACCCGAAAGATGCTCCACCTGCATTCATATTCACATTAGACAGATATAAGAAACGTTCATCGACTCTGCCAATCTTATCATTTCCCACCAAACCGTATGAGGCTCTTAGTTTCAATTTCGTAATTTTTGAACTGAGCGGTTGGAAGAATGGTTCGTTCGAAATCATCCAGCCACCACCGACGGACGGAAAGAATCCCCATCTGTGTTTCTTATCAAAGCGTTCGGAAGCATTGTATCCAAAATTGAACTCCGTGAAATAGCGGTCACTATAGGCATAAGTAAAACGTCCCGACACACCCATATTTCTTGAAGGCAAGCTCTCCTGCAAAGTTTTGTAGTTTGGATTCTTACTGTCGATATACTGAGTAACGATAAGACCACCTACGGAATGATCACCGAAAGTCTGATTATAACTGGTTCTCGTTTCGATTGTCATTACATTGTTGACAGTCTTGTCACCGGGACTAAAATCAAGGTATTCCGTTCCGGAGTCAGGATTGATGTTTTCGATAGAATATTTCTCTGTCATGAAATCATAAGAACTTAAAGCATAGT
This sequence is a window from Bacteroides thetaiotaomicron VPI-5482. Protein-coding genes within it:
- a CDS encoding DUF5126 domain-containing protein; translation: MKKIIYSSLLVLAITLLPSACDNDSDMNSPHGSTTPPEQVVLNGVKNLPGKSIIYFTQPSDKNFLYMKAVYMTEIGERSTNASYFADSVVVEGFEKAGEYNVKLYSVSPGEAYSEPLEVKINPEEPPYITAYKEMEIKPDFAGIRIKTSNTSNETLTFYVYRKDATGKWTEAGALYTKKQEINEPIRGMEAVPSEFSVVVKDRWGHLSESKEISLTPYYEEEVDKKKMGYLAIGEYKGYLAPNANTPKNLYDGIIGSNNTFMTLTTAGYDFTKPSSVTLDLGKKFKLSRMIVYGRRNGTDYSSIFDGLYPKEIEIWGRNDNNVTKFDPENDEGWVRLYQGVLPRADGSVIPAAIVPLTDADKELARDGNELEFSVDLDAYRYVTFVCIKNYNVGTSRINVAELTFFGTPEDKIIQ
- a CDS encoding SusC/RagA family TonB-linked outer membrane protein, coding for MKIEKFYLFLLACFVAIGAYSQDGQQKMTGDEKSQQQSDAKVKITGQVFDESGEGIPGANVTLKSNPTSGTVTDLDGKFILMASPQKDVLVVSFIGYNTQEFPLKGKTNVTIQLSQNVNELDAVEIVAFGTQKKESVIGSITTLSPKSLRVPSSNMTTALAGQVAGIISYQTSGEPGADDASFFVRGIASFGFNTSPLILIDNIESTSTDLGRLNPDDIESFSIMKDAMATALYGSRGANGVVLVKTKEGERGKTKFDVRIEGSNSRPTSNIELADPVTYMKLHNEAILTRDPSAPVMYSDDKIDRTVPGSGSIIYPTNDWRRQLMKNSTWNGRANMSISGGGNSATYYVSLRYTKDQGLLNVDGKNNFNNNINLQTYQMRANVNINVTKTTQVRVNLSGIFDTYEGPIYSGSDIYKMVMKSNPVLFPAVYPTDEQHKYIKHILFGNSDDGSYLNPYAEMVKGYKEYENTTLLATLGVTQDLNFITKGLKFEGFFNVSRKSYYGQTRQYKPYYYALSSYDFMTEKYSIENINPDSGTEYLDFSPGDKTVNNVMTIETRTSYNQTFGDHSVGGLIVTQYIDSKNPNYKTLQESLPSRNMGVSGRFTYAYSDRYFTEFNFGYNASERFDKKHRWGFFPSVGGGWMISNEPFFQPLSSKITKLKLRASYGLVGNDKIGRVDERFLYLSNVNMNAGGASFGYENKYSRPGVNVSRYANPAIGWEKSRKANFALEASFYGFDLIAEYFTEHRTDILQKRASIPSVMGYQADVYANIGETKGHGVDLDLKYQKNLNKNAFLIVRGNLTYAHSEYLKYEDNTYDKEWWKYKIGYSPNQKWGYIAEGLFIDDAEVANSPVQFGDYKAGDIKYRDMNGDGVINSLDQVPIGHPTSPEINYGFGSTFSYKGFDINFQFHGSAQSSFWIDYDKMSPFFKDSKMSQKTNNQLVKFIANSYWSESNRNRYATWPRLSTTSVANNKELSTWFMRDGSFLRLKLVELGYTVPQKIVSKWGMSNLRLYMSSTNLFVLSKFKDWDVELAGNGLNYPLQRVFNIGVNVSF
- a CDS encoding polysaccharide lyase 8 family protein — encoded protein: MIHYKIIILLLLAWSPWDLVLPCPSICTSALQNDDFDILMKKIRDGVAENPNIDKALELYDDVQGCFIDIDYARRDRTNWMPLIHVDRLYDFVFAYTHPKNSYYQNEDLYHKIVKGLEYWHHRNPHCNNWWYNQIAEPQKLGILLIQMRVGKRQIPEVLETKVLQRMRKDGGHPARWTGANRTDIALHWIYRACLQKNDVDLKTAVENVYSPLSYTVKEGFQHDNSYFQHGVQLYIGGYGDEILKGVTQVALYTKGTKYALDDERIQFLRHFMCGTYYQVIRGQYMLFDVLGRGVSRNNATQKSHAALFAKRMLELAPAHIDEYNAIIARLEGKKSANYGIKPLHTHYFRGDYALHVRPHYTFDVRMVSNRTMRCEYGNGENLKTYFMSDGCTNIVTEGDEYARIFPVWNWNRIPGVTAPQLDTIPRTVIDWQTKGTSVFAGGVSDSLYGVSVYSYLDTYADINTAAKKSWFFFDDEIICLGAGVNSTAGVPVCTTINQCLLSKKEVILSQSKKQSMVKEGDFVYDSPEWVLHNGIGYVFPAGGNLFLSKKIQTGSWYSINHTESKNEQQQEVFTLGFNHGCNPRNATYAYIVVPGIHSARKMNNYRKSPVEILANTDSMQIVRHTKLGIWQMVFYKEGTFRNGELSVSVDKACALMIKDGHSGNAELHIADPGQTQSCIKVELLIPEISSERKTVLCDFRNTGIYAGASKAYKLKNIL
- a CDS encoding glycoside hydrolase family 88/105 protein; protein product: MKKLLLILFLSIAYLCTTHAQSFTKLEVKQSMRRVADWQIGHYNRAVYGDLNWVNATFFLGLAYWAEIAEKDDQDDFYYKWLTRLGSRNYWQVDKRMYHADDICIAQTYLYLYEKYKQKDMIVPTLARTEWVVANPPSGSFQLTYGDATTLEHWTWCDALFMAPPVYLKLYNITGDKKFIRFMDKEYKATYEFLFDKEENLFYRDHRYFDMKESNGAKVFWGRGNGWVLGGLVEMLRELPAKSKYRPFYQELFQKLCYRIANLQSSDGFWRASLLDPDAYPSPETSCSGFFVYALAYGLNEGLLPKEKFLPVVEKGWKALLSAVEEDGKLGYVQPIGADPKKVTRNMTEVYGPGAFLLAGTEMYRMAEDAPKQNATIPQNRIQEIAAMLPDRPQGIGTSYKDRTFWNKIKESDDAKQLLEKEAPALLKQGMPPFVDSLYLHLNKTNVRLPGENMMNARYQYLYRLTLAECLENKRRYVPAIEKALVALCSQKPWSIPAHDRGLKNYKGTDYYVDLVVATAGNGIAQCVTMLDDRLSPEVRARVQCAFREKVFRPVYRCLEETKPFWWFTATNNWNSVCLAGVTGAALALLPDKEERAYFVAAAEKYNVYGMKGYADDGYCSEGVGYYNYGFCAYILLREEVYRATQGKIDFFQTPKFVRIARYGKKIQMNEGVCPAYSDCRIGLSPDKFILSYCDRALGITSAEEQPVLPKGNNLSLHLLELFTSQVAKVGMTDGIRQVLQEESDALRAYYEQAGILIARPAGGTSCRLAISAKGGTNAENHNHNDVGSYAVALGSETMVGDQGGPNSYPGDYFNGDAPQKYKIKGSFGHPVPVVDGRTQSSGGKAKGVVLQKEFTNEKDVFSIDYTSAYSTPNLDKLIRTFVYDRQGEGNFTVGDEFTAKTPIRFETAITTRADWKILDDTHLLLATDSEQMIVAIEASGKVAFTSETIEVNSPAYTRIGIALKNQSKEGYIRLKMYTK
- a CDS encoding RagB/SusD family nutrient uptake outer membrane protein gives rise to the protein MKKIKICILSCLSVFILTSCELNIVPDNIPTIEDHAFALRKEAEKVLFTCYRYMPSDGSLKNNVALLGAGDFCISDVFRSYLGTSAWYIAQGLQKSDSPYCAQWGHLYEGIAYCNILIENIHTTPDMDDSEKNRWIGEVEFLKAYYHFYLIRMYGPIPIMDRYVPVSSSTEEMHPYRETLDSCFNYVTETLDKVIANPDVPAKIENEAEELGRVTVGMAKALKAKVLVTAASPLFNGNMDYEVIADNRGVKIFNPVKTEEEKKQKWVKAAEACKEAITYLEDLGFGLYYFDDPTVVMTESDKLMMNLRGAVTEKWNKEVVWANSQSWVGSGSYDNYQIQAMPRDLVPGRNAKNATNRTNLGVSLGLTNSFYTKHGVPIEEDKTWDYANRFEVQAPTPVEAEPGYENTIMLNYKTGTVKLNLEREHRYYASLGFDGGIWFGQGKTGLSGLYSVNARKGGNVSPIPADHSQNLTGIWPKKVVNYKTVMSDAASGFTSVTYPFPVIRMADLYLMYAEALNEKGEDYATVLPWIDMVRERSGLQGVKESWDQYVGNSKYATQTGLRQIIMQERRIELAFEGHYFWDVRRWKTATTELTQPLTGWKVRYGETDVDYYSENLVLVRDFTPKMYFWPIDIGELRKDPNLVQNYGW
- a CDS encoding DUF4998 domain-containing protein is translated as MKKFIFISVSILIFCSIISCESMDATYKDFVKDGPIMYLTRLSKDSITVRNGWERVLISFPIVKDGRSTKIALALNQSDTVRYELAKNKRTDILLENMREGSIIFSAWLEDDELNKSLATDFTGTIYGTQYQSYLLNRSIVSKSMQSGNLVIKYSMLLDSTLVASRLTWNKGGEETTKISYYNKEGQDVLEDFTGDSFIMETLYAPQENVLDKIWSKPVKYTK